The Verrucomicrobiota bacterium genome has a window encoding:
- a CDS encoding 4a-hydroxytetrahydrobiopterin dehydratase translates to MPKLTPPQIKIALRTVRQWKKRGKTISRTYQFKDFPAAIKFVNAVARSAEKAWHHPDINIRWSKVTLTLTTHDAGGLTDKDFTLAEKFDLVG, encoded by the coding sequence ATGCCGAAGCTAACACCGCCTCAGATCAAGATCGCGCTCCGCACCGTCCGACAATGGAAAAAGCGCGGAAAAACAATCTCGCGAACCTACCAGTTCAAAGATTTCCCCGCGGCGATCAAATTCGTGAATGCCGTCGCGCGAAGCGCTGAGAAAGCCTGGCATCACCCCGACATCAACATTCGCTGGAGCAAAGTGACCCTGACGCTCACTACGCATGACGCGGGCGGATTGACCGACAAAGACTTCACTCTCGCGGAG